The sequence below is a genomic window from Candidatus Margulisiibacteriota bacterium.
TGATGATACTTTACGCCAGGTTTTAGGCTCCGCTTTTACCCCTAACCCCTAGGTCCCCTTCCCCCTTATTAAGGGGGAAGGGGATGGCTTGCGCTTTTACACCCCACTTTCGCTATAATATAAGTGATGACGAAGATATATAACAGAAGAAAGGACAGGGAGAAGCGGCAAATATTACGGGCGAATATGACGGAGGCGGAGCAGGAGTTATGGAAAAAGCTACGGAGAAGGCAGCTCAAGGGATGCCGGTTCCGTCGGCAATACAGCATAATGGGTTTTGTGGTTGATTTCTATTGCTCTGAAATAAAACTGGCGATCGAGGTTGATGGTGGATATCACCAAGGTAAAGATCAGGTTATATACGATAGGGCGCGACAGAAACTCCTCGAAACACTGAAAATAAACTTTCTCCGCTTCACAAATGATGATATATTAAAT
It includes:
- a CDS encoding endonuclease domain-containing protein, whose translation is MTKIYNRRKDREKRQILRANMTEAEQELWKKLRRRQLKGCRFRRQYSIMGFVVDFYCSEIKLAIEVDGGYHQGKDQVIYDRARQKLLETLKINFLRFTNDDILNDIDLVVDKISDQIADSLLSSP